Below is a genomic region from Magnetococcales bacterium.
AAAGACGCTGCCGAGAAGGGCCCGTTCCAGACCGGCGCGTTCCTTGCTGTTGAGCAGATTCAGGTAGGCAGTGGTCTGGGCCATCATCTGGGGGTGGGTGGCGGTGACGACGATTTTTTTCAGGAGGTCCATCAACGACTGGTTCAAACCGGTGTAGAAGTCGATGGCGGCATCGATATCCATCTTGCCGCTGTCCACCTGCCAGCGAATGTCGTTGAGGCGATCGATCTTTTCGAGTCCTTTCTTTGTCAGATCCTCGAAATCGGCGTTGGTGACCATGGGGTTCTGGGTGCGCAGGAAGTCTCTGAACTTGAGCGTTTCGGTGTTGGTCAATTCCCGTTGTTTGATCAGGTCATCCTTGAATTTGGCCCCTTTGCTTCCCTGGAAGCCGGCGGTCATGCCCCGTTCCTTCTGGATTTCGTGCATCAGGGGACCGACCTGCCGCGCGGTTTTGGCCATGGCGCCGTAGGTGTCGATTTCCACCAGCATCATCCGTTTGGTCCAGACGGTATCGGCTCCATAGAAGATCAACGCGACCAGTGGTCCCAGAAAAAGGAGGAGAAATTTGTTTTTCAGGTTCAACCTGTTGATAAAGTTCATGGCACCCTCATGCCTGTGTTCATGGATGGTATTTTCCCGTGATCGATGACCACATGAAAACCACGGGATGCGCGGCGGACCGCATGGTCATCGGATTGCCCGTGCCAATCCGGACACGGGGCGGGCCGTGCTGCCGAGGTCGATATTGGGTGGATCGATGGCTCGTCGTTTTTTTATCTGATTGGGCAGTGGCATGTCTCTTTGCGTGGTTTCGATGCGGACAAGTTCGGTGAGATCGATGACGAAAACCATCTTTCCGCCGATTTCGACGATGCAGGAGATACACTTCAGGGAAGGGTACCATCGCATCAGGGATGGTAACGGTTTCTTCTCGAAGGGATCAAGGCGGTGGAAATCGGAGATGTTGTCAATGAGAATGCCGATGTTTCCTCTGCCCGAACGTGGCAGTACCACCGTTGGCACCCGATAGGCGCCGATCAGGGTTCCGAACGAAAGTTTCTCGTGCAGATAGTGCAGGGTCACCTGTTCGGGAACATCGCCAACTGCCGTCAATCTTTGAATTTGATGACTCTCGATGCCAAAGGAGAATCCCTGAACGGAAAACACAAGAATTTCGTACCTTTTTGCATGTGACAGGTTGCCTTCCAGGGAAAGATCATCGTCGTTCATCGGCATTACCCATGACGGTCCGGATCGGAACGACCGCCCACCCGGGAGAAGATCCGTCCCATGTCGAGGAGGATTGCGTAACCGTTGCGGTAGGGGATCTGTCCGGTAGCCAGGGCGCTGACCTGTTCATTGAGTGTGAACATGACTTCCTTGAGTGCTTCCGGCGACATGTTGAGAATGTCCTCCACCGAATCGACGAGAAATCCGGAGACGATACCTTCATGGTTGGCGACAACGATGCGTTGCCGCGAGCGGGCCGATTGCAGTTTTTCCAGTCGCAGAAGGTGATGCAGGTCGATCACCGATTCGATGCCGCCGCGTACATCGATCACGCCCAGAAAGCAATCGGGGGCGCCAGGGACGCTGGTGATGGGCTGGGCTGGGAGGAGTTCGCGCACCTCGGCGCTGTGGCAGGCGAAAAAGTGTCCGCCGATGGAAAAGACCATCAGTGCCAGGACATCCTCGCCTTCCGAGAACAATCTTTCGCCGTCTTCATGGCTGTCCATGGTCCGCGCGGAAGATTCCTTTCGGTCCGCACCCATCGCCAGGCACTCCTTATCTTCAGGTTGAAAGTCCGTTGCGGCCAGTGGACCAGAAACGCGGGCGTCTCATTCCCAATCCACACCCCTGCCAACGGTTTCACAAGGAACCATGTACATATCGGGACAGGGGCCGTTGGTCAAGATGCAAAAATGTCATCCAATGAATGGCGACGAGGATGTTTTTTCCCCACGTCTCGATCCGATGTACCTTGAGCGGGGGAGGGGTCTGAATGGTTACCTCGTGGCAAACAAGCCGCTCTTCCCGGATTCGAGGAAGGATTTTCAGGAAACGATCATGGGGGAGGGCAATGTCGCTCATGCAAAGGCATCAACCACGGGTTGCCCCAGGGAGAATCCTTGGAGAAAGTCCGAGTCGGTATTTCAGGATTGGGTTTTGGGATCCCCGGTCGGATTACCCGAAGAATTGGCCGCGGCGCTGTTTTCGTATTCGGCGCGGGCCTCGGGCGAAATATTGACGACGACCGCGGCATCGTTTTCTCCCTTGCGGACGGCCCGTTCATCGCTGGTCTCGGTTCGTTCCATCTCCGTGACCTGGGTCTGCCTGGCGGCTCCGGTCACGTCGGGACTTTTGCGATAGGCCGTCAACATGGCCTGCATGGTGTCACCGGCGACAGCATCGATACTTGTAGCCATGATCGTTTCCTTATGAGCAAGAAGAATTGACGATTTCCAGTGGATGCGCCACGCAAGGCGCTCCGTCCAACGCCCGTTCACGCCCCATTCACCTTGGGGCATGTGGGTGATGTCCACTTCCATAAGGTCAAATATACAACATTCGACTCGATAAAAAACAGATTTTACGCCGGTGATTCATTTTTTTTCGTCACCATCCCGATTGAACCGATCCGTTTCAGGCCCGTGGCAAGACGGAGCCAATCCATTTCGGTTCCGGGCAGTCCGAAGCGAAGCCCGCGCGGGGCATCGAAGCGTCGGACCAGAATTTTTTGATGGGCCAGGGCTTCCCATACCCATGCACTTTCCTCGTGGGGGACCCATTGAAACAAGGCGGTCCGTGCCGCCACATCCAGTCCATGGTCCTTCAGAAGAGTCGTCAGGCGTTGGGCATTGTGTTGCAGGGATTCCCGGACCCGGCATTGCCAGGAACGGTCGGTCAGTGCCATTCTGGCCAACCATCGTGAGGGGCCTGCGACATTCCAGGGCCCCAACTGTTCCCGCACCGACGCCAATACCGGTCGTGGACCAAGAAGAAAACCGACCCTGGCCCCCGCAAGACCAAAGAATTTGCCGATCCCGCGCAATACCAGAAGCCCTTCCCGTCCGGTATCCGCCGCCAGACTCTCGTTCGTCTCGGCATCCATGAAGGCTTCATCGACGATCAACCAACCGCCATGATTGTTGAGCCGTTGCCACCAGGAAAGGAGAGTCGTTCGTGACAGCCTGCGGGCCGTCGGATTGTTGGGATTGACCACGACCA
It encodes:
- a CDS encoding purine-binding chemotaxis protein CheW; translation: MGADRKESSARTMDSHEDGERLFSEGEDVLALMVFSIGGHFFACHSAEVRELLPAQPITSVPGAPDCFLGVIDVRGGIESVIDLHHLLRLEKLQSARSRQRIVVANHEGIVSGFLVDSVEDILNMSPEALKEVMFTLNEQVSALATGQIPYRNGYAILLDMGRIFSRVGGRSDPDRHG
- a CDS encoding threonine-phosphate decarboxylase — translated: MLEHGGGIREAAARFGGNPSSWLDLSTGINPNGYPAAEIPVAAWNRLPEAEDGLEEAARAYFGCTDLLPAAGSQAIIQALPTLRARDGAVAVLSPTYAEHAHAWRRGGFDLMEIDRMTESLLERLAVLVVVNPNNPTARRLSRTTLLSWWQRLNNHGGWLIVDEAFMDAETNESLAADTGREGLLVLRGIGKFFGLAGARVGFLLGPRPVLASVREQLGPWNVAGPSRWLARMALTDRSWQCRVRESLQHNAQRLTTLLKDHGLDVAARTALFQWVPHEESAWVWEALAHQKILVRRFDAPRGLRFGLPGTEMDWLRLATGLKRIGSIGMVTKKNESPA